A genomic segment from Nicotiana tabacum cultivar K326 chromosome 7, ASM71507v2, whole genome shotgun sequence encodes:
- the LOC142162132 gene encoding uncharacterized protein LOC142162132, whose protein sequence is MVFGSMVIPKYSDPKIIYTPKDIQFDMLSEHGVNLTYMQAWRAKEKALQFLRRHPADSYSKLPSYLYIPEKTYLGSVVKLKKTDDDCFLPVVVVDETFLKSAYMEIMLTASTMDAAGTILPLAYVVVGSENDASWKWSLGNSSSRMFKKGHLKLSELYFATAWSYTLDAFNERMSKIEEINPRVKTYLYDIGYHRWSRVHATVNRTWTMTSNIAESLNAVTKYARELLIVELLEYMRTLHERWTKEKLLKAKGTFTYLAYKFNKELDDNRTLSHKLRVRSDYLLKQIHKQHNVDFL, encoded by the exons ATGGTATTTGGTAGCATGGTTATTCCAAAATATTCTGATCCTAAGATAATTTACACCccaaaagacattcaatttgaCATGTTATCTGAACACGGTGTGAATCTAACCTACATGCAAGcctggagagcaaaggaaaaggctTTACAGTTTTTGAGACGTCATCCTGCTGACTCCTACAGCAAATTACCTAGTTATTTGTATATTCCGGAGAAGACTTATCTGGGGTCTGTAGTTAAATTGAAGAAGACAGATGATGACTGCTTCTT GCCAGTTGTAGTAGTTGATGAGACCTTTTTAAAGTCAGCATACATGGAAATAATGCTAACAGCCAGTACAATGGATGCAGCAG GTACCATATTACCATTGGCATATGTTGTTGTTGGTTCAGAGAATGACGCATCATGGAAGTGGTCTTTGGGCAATTCAAGCTCGCGCATG TTCAAGAAGGGACATCTTAAGCTAAGTGAATTATACTTTGCCACGGCGTGGTCATACACACTTGATGCATTTAATGAAAGGATGTCAAAGATTGAGGAGATTAACCCCCGTGTTAAAACATACTTATACGATATTGGATATCATAGATGGTCTCGAGTACATGCTACGGTGAACAGAACTTGGACTATGACATCAAATATTGCAGAGTCGTTGAATGCTGTAACAAAATATGCAAGAGAGCTGCTGATAGTAGAACTATTAGAGTATATGAGGACCCTTCATGAACGTTGGACgaaagaaaaattattgaaagCAAAGGGTACATTCACATACCTTGCATACAAATTCAACAAAGAATTAGATGACAACAGAACATTGTCGCACAAGCTTAGAGTAAGATCTGATTATTTATTGAAGCAAATTCATAAACAGCACAATGTAGAttttttgtag